ATTACCAATTCCACCAATCACGCAACAGATTATGCTACCTGGGGCGCCGGTTTTTATAAAATCAGAAAGTGCAATTTATTTCTGGAAAAAATAGCTGAAAACTCGGCTAACTTTTCAGCCGGTTATGTAAAACAACGCGTGGACGAAGTCAAATTTTTAAGGGCCTATCTTTACAGCGAATTATGGATGCATATCGGCGGCTTGCCTATCATCACCAAAACGCTTGACAGAGCTACCATGGCTCCGGCCGAATTGTATACCAAACGAAGCACTTTTGAAGAAACATTCAAATTTATCACGTCTGAACTCGAAGCCATTGTCAACAATAAAGCTTTGCCCGTTAAATTCAATAATGGGGATGCCAATGCCGGCAGGGCTACTTTGGGTGCCGCGCTCGCACTAAAAGGATGGCTGGAATTGTATGCGGCCAGTCCGGCATTCAACGCGGCAACTCCTGCGGTTGGTTCAGATCCCAACAAAATGGCAAGTTTCGGAAACTACGATCCTGAACGCTGGAAAAAAGCGGCTGCCACCAACAAACAATTTATGGATACCTATGGCGGCACTTATGGCCTGTTTCCTGATGTTTCTGCCTTGTGGTGGGAGAAAAATGAATACAACTCTGAGATAATCTGGGACAGACAAATTGTTGCTGTCATCATGGGTTCAAATTATGAACAATATGGAGGACCTGTCTGGATTGATGGCGTCTATTATACCTGGGGAAATTATGATCCTACGCAGGAACTTGTCGATCAATTTTGCATGGCAAACGGAAAAACAATTTCGGATCCCACTTCCGGTTATGATCCCCAAAACCCCTACGTAAATCGTGAAAAACGTTTTTATGATTTCATCGTTTATGACGGTGCTCCTTACAAGCAAGACTGGATGGCCAAAACCGATACCATTTATACCAGAATTGACAAAGTAAAACCTTCCAAAAACCAGATCGATTTTGGTACTGATGATGTTGGAAACACAGGTTATTATTTCAAAAAGAAAATAAATCCTTTGAAACCAAGAGGTGGTGCATCCAGTGGACAAAACTATGTTTATTACCGTTATGCAGAGGTTTTGCTTAATTACGCCGAAGCACAAAACGAAGCTGCCGGTCCTGACGCATCCGTTTATTCAGCAATCAACGCCATCAGAAAACGCTCAAATCTGCCTGAACTTCCGGCAGGATTAACCCAGGAAACTATGCGTGCCGCCATCCGCAGGGAACGCCGGGTGGAGCTTTGTTTTGAAGCAAAAAGATTCTACGACATTATCCGCTGGGTTATCGCCGAAGATGTTATGAATAAAGATCTGCATGGTATGAAAATCACAAATTCATCTCCTTCTGATAACAAAGGAAGATGGGTTTATGAAGTGGTAGGACTTAATCATCCGCATGTTTTTCATAAAAAAATGTACATCAATCCGGTTCCGCAGGCCGTTCGAGATCAGAATAAAGAGATCGTACAAAATCCGGGTTACCAGTAAGATTTGGTTTCTCTTTTTTTAAAATGCTTTATAGATCAGGTAAAACTGATTTGTAAGGCATTTTTTTTTATGATGTAGAATTGATTAATCCATTGTCTATGTCTCCACAGACCGATTTTCTATACAACAGAAAAGTCTGTGAAGACACAAACTAGAAACACAACCACAATTAAGAAAAGGACAAGAATTACAGACAGAAACAGGAATTTCACGAGCGATAAATTAGCTTCTTAACTATCGAATATGTTCTAAAAAATTCCGCCAAAACAAAAATAGAAGAAATATTATTTTCAAAATATTTGAAACTGATAAAATTTTATTCCTTTATTTTGCGCCTTTATTTTACTAAAATTTCATCACATGACTAAAATTTATTACGCTCTGTTTTTCATTTTATTGTCACTTTCAACCTTCGCACAGAAAATGAAAGTAACTGGAAGAGTAACGGACGAAAAGGGAGAAGCGCTTATTGGTGCATCTGTCGTTGAGAAAGGTACAAGTAATGGCACCAGTACGGATGGCAACGGGATTTACACATTGGCAGTTGGCTATTCCAACGCGACACTGATCGTAACCTATGTTGGTTACAACAAAATTGAAAAGGAAATTAACGGCCAGGAAACACAGAATTTCACACTGACTGATGCAACAGTATTAAGCCAGGTTACGGTTGTTGGTTCCAGAAACCTGAACCGTTCCTCTACTGATACCCCGGCGCCGATTGACGTAATTAACATTCAGGAAGTCACTACAAAACAGGGGCAGCTGGATGTAAACCAGCTTTTGCAATTCGCGGCTCCTTCATTTAACTCAAACAGACAGACTGGTTCGGATGGTGCAGATCATGTGGATCCTGCTTCCTTGCGGGGCTTGGGTCCAGATCAGACGTTGGTACTTATCAATGGAAAACGCCGTCACCAATCTGCACTTGTGAATTTATTTGGTTCGCGTGGACGTGGAAATACGGGTACAGACTTAAATGCAATTCCTGCTGCGGCAATAGAAAGAATTGAGATTTTACGTGACGGTGCAGCCGCGCAATATGGGTCGGATGCGATTGCCGGCGTGATTAATATTGTTTTGAAAGAGACAGTTAATCAACTGACTGCAAATGTCAATGCCGGAATGTACAGTGCGAAATATCGTTACGATAACAAAAAATTTGACGGCCAGAATTACAATGTCAATCTCAATTATGGTGTAAAAATTGCCAAAACCGGATTTTTGAATGTCACGGCAGATTACAACTTCCGCGATCATACCAACCGCGCAAATACAAGTCCGATCGATGAAATCAGCCGCAGACAGTACGGAGATCCGCAGATGAAAAATACTGCGATTTATTACAACGCCAAAATTCCACTAGGAAAAAATATCCAGGTTTACAGCTTCGGCGGCCACAACACCAGAAACGGTGATGCCTATGCGTGGACCCGTTTTGCAGATGACGTAAAAAATATTCCAGCGATTTATCCAAACGGATTTGATCCGATTATCGCAAGTAAAATAACTGACAACGCTGCAACCATTGGAATTCGCGGTGTTTGGAAGCAGTGGGATATTGATCTGAGTAATACTTATGGCTTTAACCGTTTTCATTTTTCGGTAAAAAATTCACTTAACACCTCGTTAGGTCTGCAATCTCCGACCTCATTCGATGCCGGTGGGTTTCAATTAGGCCAAAATGTTACGAACCTGAATTTTACTCGAAATTATAAAAGTGTTTTAAGCGGCTTAAATGTGGCTTTTGGTGGTGAATACCGTATGGAGCGTTACAAGATTTTTGCAGGTGAAGAAGCGTCATACAAAACCTATGATCAGAATTTCGCTGGCGGCTCTCAGGGTTTTCCAGGATTCAGTCCGGTTGATGTTACCAATCACGGTCGTTCCAATGTGGCTGCTTATCTGGATGTTGAGGCGGATATTACCAAAAAACTTTTGGTGGATGCCGCAGCCCGTTTCGAAAATTACAGCGATTTTGGTAGCACTTTAAATGGTAAATTAGGGGCAAGATACAAGCTCACTGACGACATTGCCATCCGCGGGTCGGTAAGTACAGGTTTCCGGGCGCCTTCTCTTGCCCAAAAATATTTCAATTCCACTTTCACTAATTTCGTAAACGGACAAGCGGTTCAGGTTCTTTTGGCAAATAATAATAGTGCCGTTACAAAAGCCCTGGGAATCCCGCAACTCAAACAAGAGACATCTGAAAATGCCAGTTTAGGTATTACAGTAACTCCAAAAGCTTCTTCCTTGTCGATTACGGTTGATGGATATTATGTAAAAGTAAAAAATCGTGTTGTTTTAACAGGTCAGTTCAGTGATGAAGATGAGGCGATAGGCCCACTTTTAAAATCGTTAAATGTGGGTCAGGCTCAGTTTTTCACCAATGCGCTTTCCTACACTACTACAAAAGGAATTGATGTAATTATTGCACATTCAACACCGCTGGGCCAAGGCCGGTTTAGTACGACACTGGCATCCAATTTTAACTGGATGAAGTTGGGACCAATCAATACAAGCCCAAAACTTGCAGGAAAAGAAAATACTTATTTCAACCAGAGAGAACGCAGTTTTGTACTTGCCTCCGCTCCTCCTTCCAAAATCAACCTAACGTTTGATTACACAATAAGCAAACTAAGTTTCATGCTTAGATTTGTGCGTTTTGGAGAAATAAAACTGACAAACTGGAATTATGGCTCGATAAATCCTGATACTAACCAGGAATATACGCAGCCAGAATACACCGACGTTTACAAACCGAAAGTTCAGACAGATATTACCGTCAATTATAAATTCAGCAAGCAATTTTCGCTGTCAGTTGGAGGAAGTAATATCCTGAATGTTTATCCGAATATGTCCAAACCTTATCTGACAGAATCCGGAGGAGCCTGGGATCCGGTTCAGATGGGAAGTAACGGAGCGTTTCTTTTTACGCGGTTAGGACTCAGATTTTAAAACCAAGCCCATATCTTTTTAAAATAAAAAATGCAGCAACGATCCGGTATCCTGATCGCTGCTGCATTTTTTATTTCAATTTTGACCGGCTAAAACATAATTTCCGCAAAACTGAAAATAAACCTTTTTGGTAGTATAAATCTATTAGTAAGCAAATAACGTAGATTCCGCATCATCATCAACGAACGCTTCAATACTCATGAAAATCCTGATTAACTTATTCGGCCGCTTTGACAGGCTAGACACCAGTATCAACAAATGGCTTGTAAACAACAGCATTTTACTGCTTCGCATTTCCATGGGACTAGTCTTCCTAGGTTTCGGCATTCTGAAATTCTTTATCGGTGTTAGTCCTATTGAATCCCTTGCTACACGCACAACGACTGTTCTAACGCTGGGTGTCTTCGCCGGACATAATGCGATGATTTTTGTTGCCAGTCTCGAATGTGTGATCGGATTATGTTTCCTGACAGGAATGTTTCTACGCGTTGGTGTGTGGCTGCTTGCTGTGCAAATGATTGGTGCTATGTCTCCTTTACTTATTTATACCGGTGAATTATTTCCGGGGCCAATGCACGCACCAACTTTGGCGGCACAGTACATTATTAAAGATATTATTCTGATCGCTGCCGGAATGGTAATCGCATCGACCTGGACGGGTGCAAAGATTGTAGCCAGGCCCCAAACCATGCGCAGTTCTCTGAAAAAAAGAATCCCGAATGTGTACAAAAATTTAAAAATGGTCCCGGACTAATCGTATTCTAAACAAAAAAGGCATGAACGATTTTAGCCGGAAATCTTTGAGAATGATTGATTAGAAGAATTGTTTTGCCTGATTAAAACAATTCTTCTATTCAGTTTTCAGATCTTAGACATTATATAAAAACGGTGCTTTCCGGGCATAGGTTTTATCAAAAATCTGCTCTTCCAGAAATATAGCAATGTTTTTTGAGCTGATCTTACTACCCAGGCAGTCTTCCACATTTGCTTCCACAGGAAAAATTTGATCTGTATATTCAATTACAGGAAGTCTGACCAGCGTCCAGTTGGCATCACTTTGAATTAAGAGATTGTAAGCCTTTACGCGGTCCGCATGGATTTCCGGAAATTTGCTTTTCATCCATTCAGTTGCAGCTTTTGTCTGTTCACCCTTTTTGTCAAAAGGTGTGTCAATATTAACGCCACCGACAAGAATGTAACGCACGATATTACATTCTTGCATTACTTTCAAAATATGCTGAGTGGCATTACTTGCAACCATCGGCTCACCAGCTCTTTGCCCGATTGTACTTATTACAACCTGACAATCAGTAAGTAGTGTTTCTATGTCATGCAGATTTACTGCATCTCCCTTAACAATTTCAACAAGTGGATTAGTTAGATCTAAGGAAAACTGATTTGCTGAATCTTCGGAGACAGGAGGGTTTCTTAAAAGGATTTTTAAACTATATCCTTTTTCAACTAAATGGTTAACAAGAAATTTTCCTGTTTTACCACCGCCGCCAAGCACGGCTACTTTTATATTTTTATTCATTTTCTCTTTTGTAAAATATGGATACAATATTTCAGCTGTGA
The nucleotide sequence above comes from Dyadobacter subterraneus. Encoded proteins:
- a CDS encoding RagB/SusD family nutrient uptake outer membrane protein produces the protein MKNTKKIIFTMLLGLCMTSCNDDFLENDIKSQLTDATQWASEGNADIFLNDIYHDLSNKWNSPENLDNFTDDNDAGFYWRSYSWKQGIVDPSVNQGSPMDQEYNTAVITNSTNHATDYATWGAGFYKIRKCNLFLEKIAENSANFSAGYVKQRVDEVKFLRAYLYSELWMHIGGLPIITKTLDRATMAPAELYTKRSTFEETFKFITSELEAIVNNKALPVKFNNGDANAGRATLGAALALKGWLELYAASPAFNAATPAVGSDPNKMASFGNYDPERWKKAAATNKQFMDTYGGTYGLFPDVSALWWEKNEYNSEIIWDRQIVAVIMGSNYEQYGGPVWIDGVYYTWGNYDPTQELVDQFCMANGKTISDPTSGYDPQNPYVNREKRFYDFIVYDGAPYKQDWMAKTDTIYTRIDKVKPSKNQIDFGTDDVGNTGYYFKKKINPLKPRGGASSGQNYVYYRYAEVLLNYAEAQNEAAGPDASVYSAINAIRKRSNLPELPAGLTQETMRAAIRRERRVELCFEAKRFYDIIRWVIAEDVMNKDLHGMKITNSSPSDNKGRWVYEVVGLNHPHVFHKKMYINPVPQAVRDQNKEIVQNPGYQ
- a CDS encoding TonB-dependent receptor, whose amino-acid sequence is MTKIYYALFFILLSLSTFAQKMKVTGRVTDEKGEALIGASVVEKGTSNGTSTDGNGIYTLAVGYSNATLIVTYVGYNKIEKEINGQETQNFTLTDATVLSQVTVVGSRNLNRSSTDTPAPIDVINIQEVTTKQGQLDVNQLLQFAAPSFNSNRQTGSDGADHVDPASLRGLGPDQTLVLINGKRRHQSALVNLFGSRGRGNTGTDLNAIPAAAIERIEILRDGAAAQYGSDAIAGVINIVLKETVNQLTANVNAGMYSAKYRYDNKKFDGQNYNVNLNYGVKIAKTGFLNVTADYNFRDHTNRANTSPIDEISRRQYGDPQMKNTAIYYNAKIPLGKNIQVYSFGGHNTRNGDAYAWTRFADDVKNIPAIYPNGFDPIIASKITDNAATIGIRGVWKQWDIDLSNTYGFNRFHFSVKNSLNTSLGLQSPTSFDAGGFQLGQNVTNLNFTRNYKSVLSGLNVAFGGEYRMERYKIFAGEEASYKTYDQNFAGGSQGFPGFSPVDVTNHGRSNVAAYLDVEADITKKLLVDAAARFENYSDFGSTLNGKLGARYKLTDDIAIRGSVSTGFRAPSLAQKYFNSTFTNFVNGQAVQVLLANNNSAVTKALGIPQLKQETSENASLGITVTPKASSLSITVDGYYVKVKNRVVLTGQFSDEDEAIGPLLKSLNVGQAQFFTNALSYTTTKGIDVIIAHSTPLGQGRFSTTLASNFNWMKLGPINTSPKLAGKENTYFNQRERSFVLASAPPSKINLTFDYTISKLSFMLRFVRFGEIKLTNWNYGSINPDTNQEYTQPEYTDVYKPKVQTDITVNYKFSKQFSLSVGGSNILNVYPNMSKPYLTESGGAWDPVQMGSNGAFLFTRLGLRF
- a CDS encoding DoxX family protein, whose translation is MKILINLFGRFDRLDTSINKWLVNNSILLLRISMGLVFLGFGILKFFIGVSPIESLATRTTTVLTLGVFAGHNAMIFVASLECVIGLCFLTGMFLRVGVWLLAVQMIGAMSPLLIYTGELFPGPMHAPTLAAQYIIKDIILIAAGMVIASTWTGAKIVARPQTMRSSLKKRIPNVYKNLKMVPD
- a CDS encoding NAD(P)-dependent oxidoreductase, which produces MNKNIKVAVLGGGGKTGKFLVNHLVEKGYSLKILLRNPPVSEDSANQFSLDLTNPLVEIVKGDAVNLHDIETLLTDCQVVISTIGQRAGEPMVASNATQHILKVMQECNIVRYILVGGVNIDTPFDKKGEQTKAATEWMKSKFPEIHADRVKAYNLLIQSDANWTLVRLPVIEYTDQIFPVEANVEDCLGSKISSKNIAIFLEEQIFDKTYARKAPFLYNV